One stretch of Nocardioides perillae DNA includes these proteins:
- a CDS encoding SpoIIE family protein phosphatase has protein sequence MTTSETVGDLGVLARAFDAVPVPLLLLDVDLRIVHANRARVDVTGLPLDEQVGRPLLEVHPDDPDRPGADGRERLLASLERVLATGRPDVMPVQRYDVVGASGAFEPRWWNPRNEPVLDEVGRVVAILHHAEDVTDRVREGEASREAVARGVALQDRVDEVEADLVRRARELADANARLRRVLDQQQRLARMLAGLARVVAAMGAVDTHAALVAAVVSEAPGALGVDAVGLAWGQLDHPLHAVQARAGEAPREHELPRRSPSPLASAARGRRVVVRDASAVTSSWRAGTGALGAWVALPVTVAGLPLGSVGFGWDAPQTLDPDELAVLEAFAGQCGEALVRVLRLEEETRLASAHRNFAEAMQVALLGAPAEVPGLEVAVRYRAAVQAARIGGDWYDVFDLGDDTALVVGDVAGHDERAAAVMGQARGLLRGVACALDDRRPSVVLAKLDEALLGLGERVSATALVAVVHGDDGRDRSAGGVRLTWSRAGHPPPVLLSADGSVRLLEGGGGPIVGFGLSGTRRDGEVELAPGSTLVLYTDGLVERPREVLDVGFARLTDSLTGRQHLGAEEVADLLLDQLAGEHDDDTALVVLRVPPA, from the coding sequence GCCAACCGCGCCCGGGTCGACGTCACCGGCCTGCCGCTCGACGAGCAGGTCGGGCGACCGCTCTTGGAGGTGCACCCCGACGACCCCGACCGGCCCGGCGCGGATGGTCGCGAGCGCCTGCTCGCCTCGTTGGAGCGGGTGCTCGCCACGGGCCGGCCCGACGTCATGCCGGTGCAGCGCTACGACGTGGTCGGGGCCAGCGGTGCGTTCGAGCCACGCTGGTGGAACCCGCGCAACGAACCGGTGCTCGACGAGGTCGGCCGCGTGGTCGCGATCCTGCACCACGCCGAGGACGTGACCGACCGCGTCCGCGAGGGCGAGGCCTCTCGGGAGGCGGTCGCGCGCGGGGTGGCGCTGCAGGACCGCGTCGACGAGGTCGAGGCCGACCTGGTACGCCGGGCCCGAGAGCTCGCCGACGCCAACGCGCGTCTGCGCCGCGTGCTCGACCAGCAGCAGCGCCTCGCCCGGATGCTCGCCGGACTCGCCCGCGTCGTGGCCGCGATGGGCGCGGTCGACACCCACGCCGCCCTCGTGGCGGCCGTCGTCTCCGAGGCGCCCGGCGCGCTCGGCGTCGATGCCGTCGGTCTCGCGTGGGGGCAGCTGGACCACCCGCTGCACGCGGTGCAGGCCCGAGCGGGCGAGGCACCGCGCGAGCACGAGCTCCCGCGTCGCAGCCCCTCGCCACTGGCCAGTGCAGCGCGCGGTCGCCGCGTCGTCGTGCGCGACGCCTCCGCGGTCACCTCCTCCTGGCGCGCCGGCACCGGCGCGCTGGGTGCCTGGGTCGCGCTCCCCGTGACGGTGGCGGGACTCCCGCTCGGCTCGGTCGGCTTCGGCTGGGACGCGCCCCAGACCCTCGACCCCGACGAGCTCGCCGTCCTCGAGGCCTTCGCCGGCCAGTGCGGCGAGGCTCTCGTGCGGGTGCTGCGGCTCGAGGAGGAGACCCGGCTCGCATCCGCGCACCGCAACTTCGCCGAGGCCATGCAGGTGGCGCTCCTGGGTGCCCCCGCGGAGGTGCCCGGCCTCGAGGTCGCCGTCCGCTACCGCGCCGCCGTGCAGGCCGCCCGGATCGGGGGCGACTGGTACGACGTCTTCGACCTCGGTGACGACACCGCCCTCGTGGTGGGCGACGTCGCCGGTCACGACGAGCGGGCCGCCGCGGTCATGGGGCAGGCGCGCGGACTGCTGCGCGGGGTGGCCTGCGCACTCGACGACCGCCGCCCCTCGGTCGTGCTCGCCAAGCTCGACGAAGCGCTCCTGGGCCTGGGGGAGCGGGTCAGCGCCACCGCCCTGGTCGCTGTCGTGCACGGGGACGACGGACGCGACCGGTCTGCGGGTGGCGTGCGGTTGACGTGGTCGCGGGCCGGGCACCCGCCGCCGGTCCTCCTGAGCGCCGACGGGTCGGTCCGGCTGCTGGAGGGCGGAGGCGGCCCGATCGTCGGCTTCGGGTTGAGCGGCACCCGCCGGGACGGCGAGGTGGAGCTCGCGCCCGGATCGACGCTGGTGCTCTACACCGACGGCCTGGTCGAGCGCCCGCGCGAGGTGCTCGACGTGGGGTTCGCGCGGCTCACCGATTCCCTCACCGGACGGCAGCACCTCGGTGCCGAGGAGGTCGCCGACCTGCTCCTCGACCAGCTCGCCGGGGAGCACGACGACGACACCGCACTCGTGGTGCTGCGGGTGCCGCCGGCCTGA